The genomic region AAGTAACTGGAAAACCAATCATTGACCTGCTCTAATCAGAAACAGAGGCTTAAAAGAGGGTTTACTCCAAAATGATGTTTATCCATTTTAGAAAAACGTCActtctttaaatgtattattgagCATTTACAACAGATGCTCAGGAAAACATTTGTGTAATCAAATTCAATCAAAACAgtcaattaaaaaatgaatttaaagatATTGGaacataacttttaaaaaagtaagGTAAGGatttcaaactgtttcaaaTTAATCAATAGACTACACATGGTTCCTTGTTTGGTggtttgtctgtatttttccataCCTTTGTATATTTAGTGAAACACAAAGAGATCAAAATCCAGCAGAACTTCATTAtcatcttttcattttgtacAACCTGCATcataaaaatactttaaacagCCTGGAGTCAAGTAGAACTGCCACACCTCTGCTTGTCCTTGAAACAGGCCACAATCTGACGTCAAAATAGTGTAACTTACTGCACAGCTCAGAAACATAAGCAACACCTTTTTAGATTGTCTTTCACAGGTTTCAAATACACCTTTATTCATGAACATCAAAAATAACAGTATTTACATTGTTGCTTATACATCATATAATTGAAATATATTTCCTCTTAAGTAGTAAAATACTTCAGTCTAGTGCTCAGGCTTTACTGTTAAGTGCTCTGTTATTGAGTAAGGTCTAGAGAATATCTGAGGTTCATGCCAAGCCAGTCCTGTGAAGTGCAGCCCTGCAAAGCTGTGTAGCATTTCAATAGTTAACATATTCAAACGTCCAAATTGACTCAATGCAATGGATAGGATCATGATTATGTTTAACATTCTTAGTCAAATTCTACAGAAATGCAGTCAGAGGCTCTTATGGTGTATAATTATTGTTTGCAAAAGCTTTTTCCATCAaataacaaatgtgatgctTTAATCTCAGTGGTAAATGCTTAAAGCTCATTTTGAAGTCGATTTCAGCTACAGCTAGATGCCTCTAACACTTTCATAGTGTAACCATGTTTCTGCATGTCTGCCTGTCGATCACTACCTGTGTGTTCATGTAGCCAGATTAACATTATCATACAATGCAGACTGGACAGACAACAGAACAGCATGTGAGGAGCTTAGAGGGAATAATCTTTTGCTGAGTCACTATGATACTGGGAAGATGCTATAAAGGGTTGATCCGAACAAATGGGTTTACAGATCCATAAAAATAGCACAGAAACAACCATGTTTATGTACTGTATGGCACATGTTTACATCACAAACATAATTGAAATGTGGAAGACAGCAAAGGAACACTAAGAAAGCTATGAAATTCACACAACTGTTGCAatgcaaatatatttttttcacagaaaCGATAGAAAGGGGAGGCTTCGAGCCACTCTTGGCTTTTAGCCATCAAACTTAATGAGACTCTGGTGCTGTTCACAGACAGGGGAGTTGTAGATCTAAAAATGACATGTAAGAGTGTTACTTATGTAATGCATTTGAATGTGAAAGAACAACAAGACATAGAAATGCAGggaaataatgtgtgtgtgcgagtgagACGGAAAGAGTTATGagatttgtgttttgtttacctgtgcTATAGCGCCTATTTTTACTCCTGGAGTAAAAGTATACCATACCTGTTCCATAAACACGACCCTTCAACAAGGTAAAAGGCAGCTAAGTGATATCCAAGAAGGTTATCACTCAGAGACACTTCAAAGTATTTCCTTCttctaaaaataattaattttcaGACAGTTTAATGGAAAAAATCCCAGTATTTGTTGAAGAAAATCTTTGTTAGGAACAGTATTTCTGAATGGGGGTGTTTGATGTGTAGTCATTGGTCCCAGGTTTGGTTTAAAGGTCAATTATTTCACTGCTGACACTAGCAGAGTCGTCATGTCTGCTGACCTCCAGGTAACTACGTGACCCCACAGGCTTCCCGGCTCTCCCTCGTGCCCTCTCTGAGTCTGGGGTGATGAACGGCCGAGTGTCATCCACTCCATCCTCCAGATGACCTGTTGATGTTCTGGAGGGGTGAAGGGACACAGGCAGGACACTGATGATGGGACACTTCCTAAAGCATTCCCAGCCCACCTGTGACCCTGGTGGGAGGGTGTTGGGGGAGCAGTCACTTGTCTGCTGGGAACACTGCTAAGAACGCTGCCCCCCAATGGCATGGAAGACTCTGTTTGGGCATCACTGCTCTCAGATAGCAGCTGAGGATCACTGTTCCTACGGAGCCAGGGCCCCTGGCTGATCCCTGAACCCGGGGAGGGGGACTGTGAGGTATGGTTTAAAGGATGAAACAAGCTCCCTCCTTCAAGCAGGTGCTCCCGGTGCAGTGCTTCGTCTATGCTGCGGGTCAGGTCAATGGGAGATGGCGGCCTTAGATCAAACTCATAGAATGACAATGAAGTGTCTCTGTCCTGATCCAGGCTGCCGCTCACTGAGCGCTGAGGAGGCCGTCCAAATGCctgcagtctcagcagggaaccCGTGGAGCCATCAGATATGCCTCTTTCTGCAGAGTGGCCCCTGTGGTTGCGTCCTCTGTTGCTATCTTTGACGCAGCGTGGCTGAGCAGTAGCCTGCTCGTGGTTTTGATTCCTGATCAGACTCTTGCTGATATCAGCTCCAGGACGCTCCTGGCCAGCCCAGTTGTTCGGAACCTCAccaggtcctcctcctcctcctcctacaccCCCTCCCACCCCATTACTGTCAGACTTTCTGCAGGGCTTCCCCCTCAGGCTCTGGACAATCTTGGACCAGCAAGTATGTCTTTGATTGGAGCCAACAGATTGGCCAGGGGATGGCAGGTCTCCTGCTGTCCTTCCATCTGgtccactctcctctcctcctctgcatccTTGAGGTCTCCAgaacacccatgaacccaagaCAAGGAGGGATAACCCCCAGGCAAGCTCAAGGAGACGAGCCCAGAAGTGCACCAGCCACCATCCCCAGTTGAAGCTTGTCCAGTTCCCTAGTAGTCCATAGAGCCACAGGGTAGCGTGTACATGCAGCCCACAGCACAGTGCCCCAAGAACTGCACATACTGCAAGCACTCTCCCGAGGCTCACTCCCATCCACCTTCTCCCTGTCCAAGCCTTCCTCCGAGTGTCTTCAGGGGCTCCAGGGTAAGGATTTAGAGGACAGCGTAAACGTGGAAAGATGTAGCAGAGGAAGCCCAGACAGATAATCAGACCCCAGCACAGTGAGAGGACCTGAAGGGTGACAGGTACCAAGGGGGACAGGGCTGGGGAAAGCAGATCGGCTGCCAGAAGCAGGGTACACTGTAACACAGCTAACACAGCCACAAGAGGAGGACGCTCCAAGGTTGAAGGTAACACACTTACTCCTTTCACCCTCATTGCAAGCAGCGCCAGGGCAGCCTGTGTCCACACAAGCAGGTGTAGAGGCAAGTTGTAGAGGGCTGTAACTGCAGGACGAGGGAGGAATTTTCTGGTGCCATAGGGATCGATTAGAAACAAAGCAGCCCTCAGGCCTCCAGCCAGAAACAACAGAGCATTGGCAAGTGCAAGAGCCCCCCGATGGGGACAGTTTGCACCAGGGGACAGAGTGAGGCCAAGAGCAGCTCCGGCAAACATGAGAAGGAAAAGGCTTGCAGAGCCATAGACATGCAGCTCCCAAGCAAAAGCCAGAGTTCTACTCAGGTCCCCCCAGTATAGAAGTGTGGCACTGGGTGAGGGGCTGGCACCAGGAGTGGGGGTTGGATTCAAAGTGGAGTGTGGAGCTTGGTGAGGATGTCCTAGGAGAATGGAGCGGTTCTTCTGAATGACACCAGTCTGATATGTGGGGCTTAACCTTGTTTGAGCAACGGGTGCAGCACCAGTGGCAAGGATGGAAGAGTTCCctagaaaagagaaacaaagctttaacatttagaatatgAAACTCTAATGTTAATTACTTCAACTTCTTTGGTATGACATGAATTTGAATGGCAAGTCAATAATAAAACAGTGCATGAAATACTACGTTATAGCACTAGAGGGGTGTAGCTCACCATCAGAGTCAAAACCTGGAACCATGAAACCCTTTCAGCTCATTACTGTACTTAAACTGGCTTACTACAACCACATTATTCTAGGTCTATTGatatataataaatatgaaGACATGGTCTGATGAAGACTCTCATTAAAATGAGAGGTTATATACATAATATGTTTACATAAGTTCTCATTTTTCAGCATCTTGTGCTTGGTTAGTTTAGTCAAAAACCTGTATGTGCATCAACCATGAGCTCAAATCATGTCTTAAGACATGGCTTATTATGGAAACACAGAGCATCCCTTCGTGGTAACTTTTACTCATTAAAGCACACACGTAGGCATATCCAAAATATAGTACCTTCAGTTAAATACAGCATACAATGTGTGGACAATGTtttgcatattaaagaaaaAGTCTAATAtggttttgcttttatttgcacTAAGTATTAAAATCTCAAAATAGGTACACCCTTTTTAAATACAACAGAATTACATAAAGTGACAGAGTCTCAGTATGATTTGAATACCTACCACCAAAATGAGCCACATTGTTTTAAAGAATAGAACAGGCATTATGCTGGACAAAACTCATTCGAATAAGTGTGTGGCAATTGTGTGGCTTCATTGCATCATGTAATTTAAAGAGCATCTACAACAATTACATAACACCAAACCCTGCCATGAACCAGGAAACCCTCAAACTGTTCAGACTTTTATATACTTTTATATAACTAGctcataaaacacatttcttttatttgaagCTTTCATGGCACCAAAGGTCACCTTACATTGCATGAGACTAGTAgttaaatacactttaaaatgcatgactCATTAGATAAGACAACACCTTAACAATGTGGTACcttagtctctctctctctttctctttcttcttttctcatgCTAACACATACTTCTGTTTGTTAAGGCACTCCACCTTATCCTCCTGAAATACCCCAGAAACACCCAACACTATTATAATCCTGAGGCCATTCATATGCTGGCCCTGAATggacaatagtaataaatattacaaaagcgcaaaatatatttcacagaacacaaatacatttcacagatcacaaaatggtacttgtttgtgattggctaaacccaagtctgtccggcatcagtcatttatcatttcctgtttacactggTTACCCCATAGCAGAGCCAGCACGaaatttcaagtgtttaccaggatggaagagaagcttgagttgatagcagaatacttcaacaagggacATACATATAGTGTGATTCTGGAAATGCTCTGCTCGTATCATGAAATACACATATCAATTGGAACCTTAAATCACGCTTAAGAGACCTCGGACTTTAGAGAAGGGGCGGATATTCTTCATTGAATGTCGTTAGGGGGGCAATAATGTAAGGTCCATCTGGACGCTGTAAGGATGGCGAGCAGATTTGTGAACACAAGAGCTTTattaaccggtcactgtcagtcGTGACCACGccaacaaacaaagcaacaatcaatgtttgaatgaatgaataacttctcctgcgctgtctctcctctttctcactcGCACACCTCTCTGTCACACCTCAGCCCCACCCTCCTGCAGCACTCCGTGCTGTTTACAGCCTTCATGATggcttcactgactgtcaacactgtaggaattatgaacatctgcactgaacacatttaacaaacagtaaagcTGTTACAATATCATCAGAGCTGCTGGGACCTGGACAACTGTTTTGTTCACACTATGTATGTCCCTTTCTGAAGTATAGCGCTACCAACTCAAGCTACCCTTCCATCCTggtaaacacttgaaatttCACGCTGGCTCTGCTATTGGAGTAAccagtgtaaacaggaaatgataaatgactgatgcTGGATAGACTtgggtttagccaatcacaaacaagtaccatggtcCTACCCTTTCTGGTTTTgggaaatttatttttgttctgtgaaatatattttgcgCCTTTGAAATATCTATgactattggccttcagggccaccattcATTCATCACCAAAGGCTTTGTGAACTAATAGTATGGGTAACATACAGCTTAAAAACACTCAACATACTGTATCTGAGCACAATGAAATGGTGTCGCTACTTTCTGTTTAGTGTCTGTGAACTGAAAGATATAATGACTCTGTTACTGATGGGGTGTTTAGAACAAGTGGTTGCTGCAGCCAGGATTATATTGTAAGAATGGTTTCACACAAATTAGTGTTGACTTGATGGACGGTGGAACAACATGATTAGCGGTTAAACACTCAAACTATCAGCCTTTTAAGAGTCCATCTTCAAACCAGAGAAGACATCCATAAAGCTGACACACTGACTGATTACTCACTACAACATGTGTTTCAGCTTCTGGCTCCACTCAGCTGCACTGCTCCGAGACCCTTctatcgcacacacacacaaacacacacatacacacacacatacaaactgtTGCACTTGCAGACTCACTTAAGCGAGTTCTGCATGCAGATCACAGACACacttctttatttatacaaaggTATGTTTTACTTCCTTCCCTCAAACTTTTTTTCCTTACAGGAGCAAGATCCAGACACATTCCAGATGTTCTGATCAAATTTCACAGCTGGATACACTTAAACCTACCCGTACCCTTGagttccttttatttttttaacacacacacacacacatacatacgcaCTGCTTTCACTGCTCGCACTGCCTTATATGTCCACATGTTGAAAAGAACTACAAAAATGAACATCCTGTTTCATCTCTAAGGACATACATTCATTAATGACCCAGATCTAAATGTGGACACAAACATGCCAACAGTACAAACTGGTACTGACATGGATTCAGGCTGTTCATACTCTAAGACACCTACTTCCAGACTTTAAATGTGGTCATGGAACAGGAGTGCCTGTATGACATTAAGATGTTTTCACATGGTATCTTAGTGACTGCCTCATATACTCCATGTGtcattctttccttttcctctcctcaaGTCTCCTCCCTTCATCATTTTTCTCTGTGCATCTGGATTTCATTACCCACCCCACTCCCTGCATTTCTATGCTTGTACCTTTCTTCTACCACACTTCACCCACCCCATTTACTCTCATCTGTATTCCCCACTGTCTCTTTCGCAGACCCCACTCTCCTCTTGTCTGTCTCTTCCCCTGCCCCCCTCTCTTGAACTCTCCCTTTCACCTCATGCTCATACTTTCTTCCCTTGCTCAGTCTGCCCCACACAGCAGCTACCACCCCGCTTTCCATGGAAAAGTTACTCTGTTTCTTCCCCCCTTTGAAGCCGTTTCCAGATTCTTCCAGTAAAAGAGTCACAGCTGCACAAATACTTCCATTTATAATCGAAGGGTAAAGGACACTCTGCAGCTAGTCACATAAAAGCACAGGGCCTTCTTTTCTTACCTGTCTTTGATGACTGTATAGTTGTGCTGGTTCTACTTCTCCCATGTTGTGCTGTTTTGTTAGGTTGATTTGTACTTTTGAGGGTTGTTATCACAGCCTCTTGTGTAGTGGGTAACTGCCTGGCTGTAGATGTGGTCGTCGATTGCTGTGTTGTGGCAGTGACTGGCTGTCCTGCTTTCTGTTTTGGTTTATCGACAGAGCGAGTTGTTGTAGTCGTTGTTTGGAGTGATGTCTCAGCAGGTGAGTCCTGCTTTGGAGGAACCCGGGTAGTGGGAGGAGTGTTTGCCGTCAGCTCACCTAAAAGTGAGAAAGACTTGTTTAGAACATTAACTCAGGGTTTAGCACAAAAGCACCTTATTGTTATGGAGCATTCATTCGGATGTCTCACCTGTTAACACTCCTGTCCGAGGTGTGGGCTTGGTCACCAAAGGGGACAGTGTGGCTCTGGTCTCAGTTCGTGGTGTGGTAGAGgtttgattggctgttgtcAGCTTAAACAGGCGAGGCTTCACAGTCTGGCTGTCCGGTGCCGGCATTTTTACATCAGAAACTTGAGATACTGCAGTCTGTGCGTCTGGTCGATACTGTGCCATTCCATCATCAGCTGTTGGCGGAGGAATCGGTGACTCCTCAGTAACTGTGACATTACTACCTGATCCCAAATCCTGCGACTCATCATCCCCTGTATCTTTGACAGATTCTTTCTGTGATTTTCCTGCAGTGACAGATTTTACACCTGCAGACTCAATGACAGCAGAGGTGGGCAAAGTGGGCACAGGTGGAACTGAGCCTTTAGTAGTAGCAACTCCTTTAGCTACAGCAGTGCTCATTGCTAACCTAGCTGTATCAGTTCTAGGCCTGGAGGCAGTTGTTTGAGTTAGAACTGGTCCGCTGCTGAGGTTCTGTGTAGAAAGGGCAGCTATAAAAGAGGAAGTGGACTGTGCAGAAGGACGGGATGTTCTCTGCCCCTGAGTCACTGCAGTCGTAATTGTCACTCTATCCCGGGCCGTGGCTCTGATAGGCACATCGCTGCGCCCTCTGGGAGGCAGAGAAGGCCAGAATCTAGGACTCTGCCTGGTTGGCTGAGGTGTAGAATTATCATGGAGGTTtaagagggagagggaaggagagagccAATGATGGTCTGGGCATCAGAGGGataaaggagggagagaaggaagcCAAGGAAAGAAGACACGTGGCCATGGTCTTCCTCTGAGCGGTCAGCAGTGACTGGTCCCTCTGGCTGTCCGTCTGTGTCACACCATTCTTCCACTTTGCTTCTGCTGAGACATAAAAATCATACAGTTTGTGAATCACAAACAGACTAAACAAACTTAAAAGCACTGAGGGCGGATAAACAAagtgcatgaaaacacaaaaacatatttcaactCAGACTTAAGAGAGTAGGGAGTCTGAGGCtattttcgaaacggcctgctacatactacctacaaatatagtaggcagtaggtactggctactacatactgcgtttgaatttagtatgtagaaTGGCTGCTCTTCTCCATCTGTTATGTTATGCTGAGCGagatgtcactggatttccggttacggaaagtggaagtaaacaacagccaagctgatatagaaactgcttctttagcattcagttatgattttaaaagttaagaggtagtttatatggaattttataatttcacagcacctaaaaatggAATTCCcctttcaaaaaagaagaaaaaagaaaaagcggattgagcgctgtgcattgtaagataagataagatattactttattgatccccggggagggaattcagttgttgcagcaacccagacataaataaaatcaagaagaagtttcaattagtaaaatgaaataagtacaaataaaaatagataaataaagatagaataaagataaaatacaatttagatatatacaatgttacaatggaattagATAAATGCAAATGTTACAACGGATtgaatagcagtaattacaggcagtattaaaaaggattcagtagtgacaggttgacatggtgtaaTTATggtttggtaatgacagattaagcaatataataaataatacaggTGTATAATATGACCGCaggttgtagtaaacaataataatgtaatataacataacataatataatataatataacaacattgtaggaaacagtacgcgagggagactggtcccatgcatactgtgaaattttcccgaatcagtacgacatccgggtagttttggcatactgcagattttgctcttgtttacatactacatactgattttggccaaatcagtacgtaccgctagtatagtaggctgtttcgaaaacagcctgaaTGTTTATTTAGAGCCGAGTTAattcatgaaacagaaaaaatctGTGGGAATTTCTGGTGTGTATAATATCAGAGGAATGTCCTACAGCATCCCTCTGCTGATTCAGAGGGCAGGCCAATGAAACTCCCTTCAGCAGAACGACACTGACAGACACAGGGTGTGGTAAGGTGTATGATTTCAGTAGACATGGCACATATGACGACTCACACTGATGCACACAAAGACAAGAGTTCAGCATGTTAACTTATATAACAAGTAGTACCATCCAAATGATCAAGACTTAAAAAAGGACTTGCAGATGGTTTTCCTCAGTGACAGATGGACAcaaactttttttctctctcaatcCCTGCCATAAAATGTTCTTTGGATGAATCTCAGGTTTTTCTCCTTACTAGTCTTACATTTCGTGTTCCACTATTCCCTTTTTCTGCTTGTTCTGTTTGAGCCGTGGATGCCAGGAGCTGACAGCTGTAACATCGAGTGTGGTGAAGCCCCCGAAAGCCCAGTGACACGCAGAAATCTCTGGGGCTCCTGGGGATTACACAATCCCACAGACTCCTACGAGTCATCTAGATAACAGCTGCAAGTCCCATCCCCTCCTCAACATGCACCTTTCTATCAAAAAACACTCCTTTTCCTCTACTATTCAAGCCTCTGACTAACATCATCCTAGATTCTTTCACATCAGTAGCTACATATGAGTCATAGAGGGAGATAACCTTGAGCGGGAGCAGTCAGTGTCAGTCTGAAACTCCGGCTCAAACAGGAGGAGGGAATGCACAGAAAAAGAAATCAGTGCCTTTGGGAGAGTTCATTCTGCTGCTTGTG from Notolabrus celidotus isolate fNotCel1 chromosome 11, fNotCel1.pri, whole genome shotgun sequence harbors:
- the LOC117820894 gene encoding LOW QUALITY PROTEIN: proline-rich transmembrane protein 3 (The sequence of the model RefSeq protein was modified relative to this genomic sequence to represent the inferred CDS: inserted 2 bases in 2 codons), which translates into the protein MWREMKRSEGAYISVVAHGWKAGRGAPEISACHWAFGGFTTLDVTAVSSWHPRLKQNKQKKGIVEHEISKVEEWCDTDGQPEGPVTADRSEEDHGHVSSFLGFLLSLLYPSDAQTIIGXSPSLSLLNLHDNSTPQPTRQSPRFWPSLPPRGRSDVPIRATARDRVTITTAVTQGQRTSRPSAQSTSSFIAALSTQNLSSGPVLTQTTASRPRTDTARLAMSTAVAKGVATTKGSVPPVPTLPTSAVIESAGVKSVTAGKSQKESVKDTGDDESQDLGSGSNVTVTEESPIPPPTADDGMAQYRPDAQTAVSQVSDVKMPAPDSQTVKPRLFKLTTANQTSTTPRTETRATLSPLVTKPTPRTGVLTGELTANTPPTTRVPPKQDSPAETSLQTTTTTTRSVDKPKQKAGQPVTATTQQSTTTSTARQLPTTQEAVITTLKSTNQPNKTAQHGRSRTSTTIQSSKTGNSSILATGAAPVAQTRLSPTYQTGVIQKNRSILLGHPHQAPHSTLNPTPTPGASPSPSATLLYWGDLSRTLAFAWELHVYGSASLFLLMFAGAALGLTLSPGANCPHRGALALANALLFLAGGLRAALFLIDPYGTRKFLPRPAVTALYNLPLHLLVWTQAALALLAMRVKGVSVLPSTLERPPLVAVLAVLQCTLLLAADLLSPALSPLVPVTLQVLSLCWGLIICLGFLCYIFPRLRCPLNPYPGAPEDTRRKAWTGRRWMGVSLGRVLAVCAVLGALCCGLHVHATLWLYGLLGNWTSFNWGWWLVHFWARLLELAWGLSLLVLGSWVFWRPQGCRGGEESGPDGRTAGDLPSPGQSVGSNQRHTCWSKIVQSLRGKPCRKSDSNGVGGGVGGGGGGPGEVPNNWAGQERPGADISKSLIRNQNHEQATAQPRCVKDSNRGRNHRGHSAERGISDGSTGSLLRLQAFGRPPQRSVSGSLDQDRDTSLSFYEFDLRPPSPIDLTRSIDEALHREHLLEGGSLFHPLNHTSQSPSPGSGISQGPWLRRNSDPQLLSESSDAQTESSMPLGGSVLSSVPSRQVTAPPTPSHQGHRWAGNALGSVPSSVSCXVSLHPSRTSTGHLEDGVDDTRPFITPDSERARGRAGKPVGSRSYLEVSRHDDSASVSSEIIDL